The Oceanimonas doudoroffii genome includes a region encoding these proteins:
- the hpf gene encoding ribosome hibernation promoting factor, which translates to MQINLTGHHVEITDALRDYVNSKFTRLERHFDHITNAHVILNVEKMQQIAEAKLNVTGGELFANSQHENMYAAIDSLIDKLDRQIIKHKEKLKQK; encoded by the coding sequence ATGCAAATAAATCTGACCGGACACCATGTCGAGATCACCGATGCCCTGCGTGATTATGTGAACAGCAAGTTTACCCGGCTGGAACGCCATTTCGATCACATCACCAATGCGCACGTCATCCTTAATGTGGAAAAAATGCAGCAAATCGCCGAAGCCAAGCTGAACGTCACCGGCGGCGAGCTGTTTGCCAACTCCCAGCATGAAAACATGTATGCGGCCATCGACAGCCTCATCGACAAGCTGGATCGTCAAATCATCAAACACAAAGAAAAACTCAAGCAAAAATAA
- the ptsN gene encoding PTS IIA-like nitrogen regulatory protein PtsN, with protein sequence MEVADILSRGCTRSAVPCTSKKRALEIISELAAEHLNIGSQPLFDCLLAREKMGSTGIGNGIAIPHGRISDDNKATAVLLTFAEPVEFDAIDNQPVGLVFALLVPEQECKQHLKTLSLIAEKLSNKQVCRQLRQAGSDEELYQIMISA encoded by the coding sequence ATGGAAGTCGCCGACATACTCAGCAGGGGCTGCACCCGCAGTGCAGTCCCCTGCACGAGCAAAAAACGTGCTCTGGAAATTATCAGCGAGCTGGCTGCCGAACATCTCAATATCGGCAGCCAGCCGCTTTTTGACTGTCTGCTGGCCCGAGAGAAAATGGGCAGTACCGGCATCGGCAATGGCATCGCCATTCCTCACGGCCGGATCAGCGATGACAACAAGGCGACTGCCGTACTGCTTACCTTTGCCGAGCCGGTGGAGTTCGACGCCATCGACAACCAGCCGGTGGGCTTGGTGTTTGCCCTGCTGGTACCGGAGCAGGAATGCAAGCAACACCTCAAGACCCTGTCGCTGATCGCCGAGAAACTGAGTAACAAGCAGGTGTGCCGGCAATTACGTCAGGCCGGCAGCGATGAGGAACTCTATCAAATCATGATTTCAGCCTGA
- the rapZ gene encoding RNase adapter RapZ, whose product MQLVIVSGRSGSGKTVALRVLEDLGHYCVDNLPVALLPELVRLRRDKPGAVAVSIDVRNLPDSAEQLEAFLAEVRAMDDVQPSSIFIDADNSVLIRRFGDTRRLHPLSRHSLTLDEAIREETHLLAPLSSDADLRIDTSSLSIHDLSEIIRERILGKKEKELNWVFESFGYKYGVSKDADFVFDARFLPNPHWIAELRPFTGQDQPVADYLSSQPEVMKYLWQLENLLITWMPHLERNNRSYVTVAIGCTGGQHRSVFIAEQLARVFGQMGKSVQLRHRTLEKRNAEN is encoded by the coding sequence ATGCAGCTGGTGATCGTCAGTGGCCGTTCCGGTTCGGGCAAAACCGTGGCCTTGCGGGTACTTGAAGATCTCGGCCATTACTGCGTCGACAACCTGCCGGTGGCGCTGCTGCCGGAGCTGGTGCGGCTGCGCCGGGACAAACCCGGAGCGGTGGCGGTAAGCATAGACGTACGCAACCTGCCCGACAGTGCCGAGCAGCTGGAAGCCTTTCTGGCCGAGGTGCGAGCCATGGATGACGTTCAGCCTTCCAGCATCTTTATCGACGCCGACAATTCGGTGCTGATCCGCCGCTTTGGGGACACTCGCCGGCTGCATCCGCTGTCCCGCCACAGCCTGACCCTGGACGAGGCCATTCGCGAAGAAACTCATCTGCTGGCGCCACTGTCGTCGGACGCGGACCTGCGCATCGATACCTCGTCCTTAAGCATTCACGATCTCAGCGAAATCATTCGCGAACGCATCCTCGGCAAGAAAGAAAAGGAATTGAACTGGGTGTTCGAGTCCTTTGGCTACAAATACGGCGTTTCCAAGGACGCCGACTTCGTGTTTGACGCCCGTTTTCTGCCCAACCCCCACTGGATTGCCGAACTGCGCCCCTTTACCGGCCAGGATCAGCCGGTGGCCGATTACCTGAGCAGCCAGCCCGAGGTGATGAAATACCTGTGGCAGCTGGAAAACCTGCTGATCACCTGGATGCCCCACCTGGAACGCAATAACCGCAGCTATGTCACCGTGGCCATCGGCTGCACCGGCGGTCAGCACCGTTCGGTCTTCATCGCCGAACAGCTGGCCCGGGTCTTTGGCCAGATGGGCAAAAGCGTGCAGCTACGTCACCGTACTCTGGAAAAGCGCAATGCCGAAAATTGA
- a CDS encoding HPr family phosphocarrier protein — protein sequence MPKIERDLQIVNKLGLHARAAIQLVQLTQQFDAEVTVCNQQKEAPANSVMGLLMLETAQGHAIRVVAEGPEAEAAMNAVARLVADRFNESE from the coding sequence ATGCCGAAAATTGAACGCGACCTGCAAATCGTCAACAAGCTAGGGCTGCACGCCCGGGCCGCCATTCAGCTGGTGCAGCTGACCCAGCAATTCGACGCCGAAGTCACCGTGTGCAACCAGCAGAAAGAGGCCCCCGCCAACAGCGTCATGGGCCTGCTGATGCTGGAAACGGCCCAGGGACACGCCATTCGCGTGGTGGCCGAGGGCCCGGAAGCGGAAGCCGCCATGAATGCCGTGGCCCGGCTGGTGGCGGATCGCTTTAACGAGTCGGAATAA